The following are from one region of the Trichoderma breve strain T069 chromosome 5, whole genome shotgun sequence genome:
- a CDS encoding short chain dehydrogenase domain-containing protein: MVREYNTDTTADDLLKDLSGEIKGKVILITGVSQGTLGGVFVEYVAKAAPARLILAGRSLAKVQTTADALKASHPAIDIRTLQIDLSSLAAVREAAATVNSWKGVPHIDVLVNNAGIMAVPYATTVDGFELQLGNNHLGPFIFTNLIMNKILASKTPRVVNIASTGHRLHPIRWFDYNFRDGETYNCWHAYGQSKTANMLMAISLAEKLGSRGLTAFSLHPGTVKTKLSAHIDFSVEWPEMVAADRMLGNSEGWRDDFKFKTLERGVATHIYAAFEPSLKEHNGVYLEDAHIADPYVQTVKPWGTSKVEADRLWKLSEKLVGQEFSY, encoded by the exons ATGGTTCGCGAATACAACACCGACACCACGGCCGACGATCTGCTCAAGGATCTTTCGGGGGagatcaagggcaaggtcATTCTCATCACTGGTGTCAGTCAAGGGACTCTGGGCGGCGTCTTTGTCGAGTACGTCGCAAAGGCTGCTCCCGCCAGACTCATCCTCGCCGGTCGTAGCTTGGCCAAGGTCCAAACAACTGCCGATGCCCTCAAAGCGTCTCATCCCGCCATCGATATCCGCACGCTTCAGATTGATCTGTCGTCACTTGCCGCGGTAcgtgaggctgctgctaccgTCAACTCTTGGAAGGGCGTCCCTCATATTGATGTCCTCGTGAACAACGCCGGTATCATGGCTGTCCCTTACGCAACGACTGTCGATGGTtttgagctgcagcttggaAACAATCACTTGGGCCCATTTATCTTTACCAACCTCATCATGAACAAGATTCTCGCCTCTAAAACTCCTCGTGTCGTCAACATTGCCAGTACCGGTCATAGACTTCACCCGATCCGATGGTTTGACTACAACTTCCGA GACGGCGAGACGTACAACTGCTGGCATGCGTACGGACAGTCCAAGACTGCCAACATGCTGATGGCTATTTCGCTGGCTGAAAAGTTGGGATCCCGTGGCCTGACTGCGTTCAGTCTTCATCCTGGCACCGTCAAAACTAAGCTTAGTGCTCACATTGACTTTTCCGTCGAATGGCCAGAAATGG TTGCGGCCGATCGAATGCTTGGAAACTCTGAAGGATGGAGGGACGACTTCAAGTTTAAGACGCTTGAGAGGGGCGTTGCTACTCACATCTACGCGGCATTTGAGCCCAGCCTGAAAG AGCACAACGGTGTATACTTGGAAGACGCTCACATCGCCGACCCTTATGTACAAACTGTCAAGCCTTGGGGTACAAGCAAGGTGGAGGCTGACCGTCTGTGGAAGTTGAGTGAGAAGCTTGTTGGACAGGAGTTTTCTTACTAG
- a CDS encoding histidine-specific methyltransferase, SAM-dependent domain-containing protein produces the protein MPAVKESVLLAQQHLTDDAMALKTTKATTRPLDIIDIQNARIDINLKDEILTQMNPEQGPRTLPTLLLYDERGLQLFEDITYLDEYYLTNYEIELLKKSAAEMASKIPEGAIVVELGSGNLRKVCLLLQAFEDAKKKIDYFALDLSQKELERTLAEAPEFEYVSCRGLRGTYDDGCEWLKQEAMLSRPKCILHLGSSIGNFNRDEAADFLRSFAEILQPTDLMIVGVDSCQNPDKVYHAYNDSKGITHQFVLNGLTHANEILGDEVFNVEEWNVTGEYVYDVDGGRHQAFVSPLEVASVLGHIIKPHERIKIEQSFKYSDIGVAKLWKTAGLEEVTRWSHNGEYGLHMLKKAKMPFTRLPELYASDTLPTWADWESLWAAWDTVTRKMLPDEELNEKPIKLRNACIFYLGHIPAFLDIQLKKTTKAGGTEPVYFHSIFERGIDPDVDNPELCHDHSEIPDEWPPLEDILAYQDRVRERLRKMYANPDELVGEVRRAVWIGFEHEVLHLETLLYMLLQSDKTLPPPHTVIPDFPKMAQKAYAQRVANQWFEVPEQTITIGMDDPEDEHDSKRHFGWDNEKPARQEKVHAFEAKGRPITNEEYAKYLISSHIEALPASWSIIPPNYHHNTNATTPGKPILSELPESFIHDKAVRTVYGLVPLRYALDWPVFASYDELAGCAAWMGGRIPTMEEAKSIYAYVERQKDIAKQSKLSNKVPAVNGHLVNDGVQETPPSKTSPSSLFADLSNTNTGFLHWHPVPVTPHGGSLAGQGELGGVWEWTSTVLRPHEGFRPMSIYPGYTADFFDEKHNVVLGGSWATHPRVAGRKSFVNWYQRNYLYAWVGARLVRDL, from the exons ATGCCCGCTGTCAAGGAGTCCGTCCTCCTTGCGCAGCAGCACCTCACAGACGACGCGATGGCGCTCAAGACCACCAAGGCCACGACGAGGCCGCTTGACATCATCGATATCCAGAATGCGCGGATCGATATTAACCTCAAGGACGAGATCCTGACTCAGATGAACCCCGAGCAGGGCCCTCGCACGCTGCCCACACTGCTTCTATATGACGAGAGGGGGCTTCAGTTGTTTGAGGAT ATTACATATCTGGACGAGTACTACCTCACCAACTATGAGATCGAGCTCTTGAAGAAATCGGCGGCCGAAATGGCCAGTAAAATCCCCGAGGGAGCCATCGTGGTGGAGCTGGGCAGCGG AAACCTGCGTAAAgtctgtcttcttctgcaagcatttgaagatgccaaaaagaagattGACTATTTCGCTCTGGATTTGTCtcagaaggagctggagcgcaCACTTGCAGAGGCTCCCGAGTTTGAATATGTAAGCTGCCGGGGCTTGCGCGGAACTTATGACGATGGTTGCGAGTGGCTCAAGCAGGAGGCGATGCTGTCTCGCCCAAAGTGCATCCTGCATCTCGGCTCCAGCATTG GCAACTTTAACCGTGATGAGGCGGCAGATTTCCTCAGATCCTTTGCAGAGATTCTGCAGCCCACAGATCTCATGATTGTCGGCGTCGACTCATGCCAGAACCCCGACAAGGTTTA TCATGCATACAATGATAGCAAGGGCATCACTCATCA GTTCGTTCTCAATGGACTCACCCATGCAAATGAGATCCTCGGCGACGAAGTCTTCAATGTCGAAGAGTGGAACGTCACTGGAGAGTATGTTTACGATGTCGACGGTGGCCGCCACCAGGCCTTTGTCTCGCCTCTCGAGGTCGCTTCAGTTCTCGGACACATCATCAAGCCCCACGAGCGCATCAAGATTGAGCAGAGCTTCAAGTACTCTGACATTGGTGTCGCCAAGCTGTGGAAGACGGCCGGCTTGGAAGAGGTCACCAGATGGAGCCACAATGGTGAATACG GGCTACACATGCtgaaaaaggcaaagatgccCTTCACCAGACTCCCTGAGCTTTACGCCAGCGACACCCTGCCTACCTGGGCCGATTGGGAGAGTCTCTGGGCGGCGTGGGATACCGTCACCCGAAAGATGCTCCCCGACGAGGAGCTCAACGAGAAGCCCATCAAGCTGCGCAATGCATGCATCTTCTATCTCGGCCACATTCCCGCCTTCTTGGACATtcagctgaagaagacgacaaagGCCGGCGGAACAGAGCCCGTCTATTTCCACAGCATCTTCGAGAGGGGCATCGACCCCGACGTCGACAACCCCGAATTGTGCCACGACCACTCGGAAATCCCCGATGAGTGGCCTCCTTTGGAGGATATTCTAGCTTATCAGGATCGTGTCCGCGAGAGACTGCGAAAGATGTACGCCAACCCCGACGAATTGGTCGGAGAAGTGCGCCGCGCCGTCTGGATCGGCTTCGAGCACGAGGTGCTTCACCTTGAGACTTTGTTGTACATGTTGCTCCAGAGTGACAAGACGCTTCCGCCACCGCACACGGTGATTCCGGATTTCCCAAAGATGGCGCAGAAGGCGTATGCACAGCGTGTGGCCAACCAGTGGTTTGAAGTCCCGGAGCAAACGATTACCATTGGAATGGACGATCCTGAGGATGAGCACGACTCAAAGCGCCACTTTGGCTG GGACAATGAGAAGCCAGCAAGGCAAGAAAAGGTGCATGCGTTTGAAGCCAAGGGCAGACCCATCACCAACGAAGAA TACGCCAAAtacctcatctcatctcacatcGAGGCCCTCCCCGCCTCATGGTCCATCATCCCTCCCAACTACCACCACAACACCAACGCCACAACTCCCGGAAAGCCCATCCTTAGCGAGCTTCCCGAGAGCTTCATCCACGACAAGGCCGTGCGCACCGTCTATGGACTGGTGCCCCTGAGATATGCTCTCGACTGGCCTGTGTTCGCCTCGTACGACGAGCTTGCTGGCTGTGCCGCCTGGATGGGTGGAAGAATCCCCAcgatggaggaggccaagagcATTTATGCATATGTCGAGAGGCAAAAGGACATTGCCAAGCAGAGCAAGTTGTCCAATAAGGTTCCAGCAGTCAATGG TCACCTTGTCAACGACGGAGTCCAGGAAACCCCCCCATCGAAAACCTCCCCCTCGTCCCTCTTCGCCGATCtcagcaacaccaacaccggcTTCCTCCACTGGCACCCTGTTCCCGTGACCCCCCACGGCGGCTCCCTCGCCGGCCAGGGCGAGCTCGGCGGCGTCTGGGAGTGGACCAGCACCGTCCTGCGGCCGCACGAGGGGTTCCGCCCCATGAGCATCTACCCGGGTTACACGGCAGACTTCTTTGACGAGAAGCACAATGTCGTGCTGGGCGGCTCGTGGGCGACGCACCCGCGCGTGGCGGGCAGGAAGAGCTTCGTCAACTGGTACCAGAGGAACTACCTGTATGCCTGGGTTGGAGCACGCTTGGTGCGAGATTTGTAG
- a CDS encoding aldo/keto reductase family domain-containing protein, protein MPSTVLKKLGKNGPEIPPVGFGLMGIGIDCYGAIGNDEERFAVLDHAWKIGCTHWDTSDAYGDSEVLIGKWFKLHPERRADIFLATKFGISAEVQADGTYKGAVNSTPEYAKTACEASLKKLGVDYIDLYYAHRVDGKTPIEKTVQAMVELKNEGKIKYFGFSEISGDSLRRACAVHHIAAVQIEYSAWALETEGPVSKYLLKACRELGVATIAYSPLGRGMLTGQYTNTAELEKTDYRNSVEQFKGDNFKKNLELINKFKEVAAKKGCSLSQLALAWLLAQGDDIFPIPGTKKTKYMDDNFGAQNVHLTPDEAGEIRKLVENLGVAGDRDVAFNQYADTPAL, encoded by the exons ATGCCTTCCACcgtcttgaagaagcttggcaAGAATGGCCCCGAAATCCCTCCCGTCGGATTCGGTCTCATGGGCATCGGCATCGACTGCTACGGCGCAATTGG CAACGACGAGGAACGCTTTGCCGTGCTCGACCACGCGTGGAAGATTGGCTGCACTCACTGGGACACCTCGGATGCCTACGGCGACTCTGAGGTCCTCATCGGAAAGTGGTTCAAGCTGCACCCTGAGCGTCGCgccgacatcttcttggccaccaaGTTTGGCATTTCGGCAGAGGTCCAGGCGGACGGCACCTATAAGGGAGCCGTCAACAGCACTCCTGAATACGCCAAGACGGCCTGCGAGGCGAGCTTGAAGAAACTCGGAGTTGACTATATCGACCTGTACTATGCGCACCGAGTCGACGGAAAGACGCCCATTGAGAAGACGGTCCAGGCCATGGTCGAACTGAAGAA CGAGGGCAAGATCAAGTACTTTGGCTTCTCTGAAATCTCCGGAGACAGTCTCCGCCGAGCATGCGCCGTTCACCACATTGCCGCCGTCCAGATCGAGTACTCTGCCTGGGCTCTCGAGACGGAGGGCCCCGTGTCCAAGTATCTCCTCAAGGCCTGCCGCGAGCTGGGCGTCGCCACCATCGCATACTCACCCCTCGGCCGCGGAATGCTGACCGGCCAATACACCAACACGGCGGAGTTGGAGAAGACGGACTACCGAAACAGCGTTGAGCAGTTCAAGGGCGACAATTTCAAGAAGAACCTGGAGCTGATCAACAAGTTCAAGGAGGTGGCCGCGAAGAAGGGCTGCAGTCTCTCTCAACTGGCGCTTGCCTGGCTGCTCGCTCAGGGCGACGACATCTTCCCCATTCCCGgcaccaagaagaccaagtACATGGACGACAACTTCGGCGCTCAGAACGTTCATCTGACTCCGGACGAGGCCGGTGAGATCCGGAAGCTGGTGGAGAACCTCGGAGTTGCTGGCGACCGGGATGTGGCCTTTAACCAGTATGCTGACACGCCCGCTCTGTAA